In Glycine max cultivar Williams 82 chromosome 15, Glycine_max_v4.0, whole genome shotgun sequence, the DNA window TTCTAATCAATCACATTTTGTACAAATGTACACAAGGGTAACAGATCGCCTTCAACCTGCCACCTTAGCGAGTTTCTAAGTGCTAGTCTTGGTAGATATCTTTTAGCCTCTTCCTTTCACAATGCCATCTcagtaaaaccaaaaaaataaattatatacagGATCAAGTTAATCTCTAGTACCACCAAGACCAGCGCGACTTATGGCTTTTGTTGCGGTCCAAATCAGACGTACAAGCTCATCTACATCCTGGAAGCTGAAATCAATAACGCTTCTAATAGAAGCTATACAGTCCTTATTCCGTGCTTCTTGCATGATCACATTAGCAGCAGCAAAAGTGCTCTGACATTTTCTAGAAGCTTCCATTACAAAATGTATGTCCTGAGTCTGCAAAATCACAAAAACTTTTACCCAACtttccattaaaaaattatcaacataCATGATAAATCCTTAAGATTCGGTATTTTGTGCCTAGCCTACAATGAAACTCAATAAACTAAATAAGCTAATTGCTTAATATTAGGGTGAAAGGAAAAGAATACTATATAACCTTGAAATTTTACCACCACCTGTCCATCAAGATCTAAAACATGAATTGcattaaaaagttataagtGAGTCAGTGACAATTGCCCATGAGGTATGACAACACAAAATGCTTGTTAGATAACAGAATCACTCTGATATGCAATAGAAATTGTCGATGGATCAAAACCTGAACTTTCCTTGCATGGAAAAAACAGCTGACATCCATCCTGATTCTGTCAAACTTTATATCTAAAGACAGAACCACATTTCCAATTATTATTTCCCAACAATAAACCCTTAGATCCCTTAACAGCAATCCCTTGGTACTTCAACATTAACATACCAAGATAAACTTACAAATTAAATGTATGGTTTATCAACAATTAAAACTTACAAAATCAAGAAGCCTGACTAAATTTGGACGAGTTCGAGCAGATATGACTTGATTGATAGCAACATGAGTATTAGTACCCCTGGGCAAAGCAGCCTTATCTGCTGCTGCCTGATTGTTAAGGTTATCAACATCGGATGCAGAAGATGAAGGAGATTCACCTAAACATTAGAGTAAAAAAGCAGTGGTACATCATTGACTTTGATCACTTGATAAGGCATGGATGCATCCATCAGACAACTAATATTAAAGAAAAGTCTAAGCAGTCAGATCAGAAGAAAGATCAAGAATGGTTTTATATCTAACAGGCCCCTTGGTTGGCATAGGAGCCCTTCAGTGGTGGGCTTGAAGCAGGCATAGGcccattttaatttttgcagGAATTCACATTTTATTAGAAGAATGCAAAATCTACATACAACAATACTTGACAAGCCTGAAGACAAACACTTTTATGAAAACTATGCTCCAATACCTTGAGAAACCAGTTGAAGAGTTGATTGCAACTCCTGTCGATCTCTGTTAGTACTAGAATTTTTACAGTAAACCACTCTCATGTATGCCACCTCCATGCATTTATATGACAAAGCAGCAGCTGCCATTTCTTGGTGAGTTTCATATTCATGGGCACAGCATCTGAAAACATTTCAATTGTATGATTAAAGGCCAGTTAACATCCATAGCACAAGAGAAAGACAATAGTGCAAACTTCTAAATGTCGTTTAATGGAACAATTTTTATACTAATGTCATTTCTTGACTTCATTAAAAGCATTACAATTAAAATGTCATTACAAGacctatatttaattatttacaaattaaaaggCATCACtgtcattattaaaaaaattgtctgtATTATTGGGCCAGAATATGAGCTAATGAGTTGAACATCTGAAAGCCCAATCTAGGCTTATTTATGAACCAGCCAAAATTTTCAGCCCATTAACATGTTAattcttagaatgtgggttttggcctaactcaaccccaaaagttaGCTCATAGGGTGAGGAGTACCccccacttatatattctatctttGCACTCTCTAGCCAATGTGGGACTTGTTCCAATATTTAATGAACAAAGATGCAAGCAGCCCCACGAGCTGACATTCACTTCAGCCTTTATTTATAACAACCAAATTGCATTCGACcaataataaaggaaaaatctaagatcataaaaagtaataaatttacTTAGAGCTTCAGAATTTTTTACTTACTTGAAAAGTTTGGCTGCAGTAGCAAAAATTTGCATTTGACTCATTTCCCCGTGCTTGCTACTCTCATTATGACAATTTTCTAAAAGAGATGCTCCATGCAGAAACTTCAAACCAGCTTGAAAGTATGTCTCATTGCTTTCAAAGTCAAACCCGGAGTTCTATAAATAAACAGTATTTACACCATCAGTTACAAAAAGAAAGATGCTAGATCCAACCAACTATATATTGAGTAAAATCTTGAATTGATCAACTGACCTTATAATTATCTGCTCTATCTTTTAGTTTTGCAGCTTCTTTCAGGGTGTCAGTAGCAGTTTGGTTAGAATTTGTTCTCAAAGGACTTAACAACGTAAGTTGCTGATCAGGTGCAAAATTTCCAGAACTATAATTAACTCCAGCATTGTTACTAACATCAGCATAATTTCTCATTGACTTGGCCATATCATCATTGCCAGAAACATGGACATGATGCTCATTAGACATGCCTCCCTTTTGATGCTGAGGTACAGTTCTAGAACCCACACTCAATGCTTCCCTTTTTACTTCATCCACTGCAGACGAGAGAACTTTGGATTTCCCAACTCTTGATTCTGTGAGATTAGCTTTGTTTTCTCCCTCAAAATCCTGAGTCAGGTTTTGCCAGGGGATAGGCTTATTATTATCAGTGCTACATTGAGCATCCATCTTCAGAATTGAATTCTCAAAGTCTCTTTGTTTTATCTCAGTTTGCTTTCCAGTTTCATTTGGCCCATGTCTTAAAGCACTTTTCTGACTAATACAGTCAATTTCACTTTTAGACTTTGGAGAAATATATTTAGCATTATTTTTTGACTCAGCACCAGATTCATGATTACTGGGATCAACTGCTGAATCATACTTCCCACTTTTTTTTGAATAACCACCAGTCTCTGAAACTGAAATCTTCATCTTATCTGTACCAACATGAGAACCAGACTTTCTGTCCTTCTCCTTGCTGTGCAATGATGAAACCTTACCAGATTTCTGCCAAGAAAATTCACTTTCCTGATTGTCCTTGTTTACTTTCTCCTCATAACGTTTACCATTAGCACAATAACCAGGTTGTTCAACATGAACACCACCTTCAAGCAAATGACTATTCTTTAGTTCAGAAGATTTTTTAGCTTGGACCCTGGCTGTGTCTTTAGCATCCTCAACCCGGACCTCTATTGAAGATAATTTGTGGGATGCAGGATGTAAGTCACGTGAAATTCTACCCGCCTTCAATTTTACTGATAGCTTTCCCTCCCTATTATCAACGCTTCTCCTGGAACCTACTGAAGAGAGGCAACCTTTTGTAGCATCATCTTTCGCTGAAGTGCCTCCTACTGCCCAAATATTCTTATCCGAGTTGAAGGCCCTCAGAGGTGATGAGGTGACAGATTCAACAGGTGAACCTCTCAGATCTTCAAAGTAGGTTTTAGCTTTATGAGACCCTGAAACTTTAGAAGAGCTCGAAGTTGCTGCCAATGAAAGCGGTCTAGAGCCCAAATCCTTGCCCAATTGACCAATACCATCTGAAGCATGAAGAGATGCAGTATTTTTCCTATGCTTCCTTGGTTGGTTGCCTTTATCAACAAATCTTACTTCTGTCCCAACAGCCATTTGGTCCCTATTGCCTGACAAGCAAACTTGTCTCATCCCACCTTTACTCAATTTATTATCACCTTCAGTTAATGATTTTGCCTCTTTATTCAAAATTCTGTATCTCTTTTCCTTCCTAAATTCACTTGCATTGCCCTCTTCACCATACTGCTTTTCACCATGCGAGGAGTATGAGTTGTTATGCTTTTCACCATGTGAGGAGCAAGAGTTGTTATGCTTTTCATCATCCATACACTCCTTCAATTTCCTTTTCTTCATTAAACCACTTTTACTGCCGTTTATCACATCCAAGGACCCACCACCAGACAAGACCTGAGCTTGATCTCCCTCTTTCTTGACAGTGACTGGTAAACTGTCCTGTACGTCATCAGATAAACAATATTCATCATGCTTCCTCATATCCTTCCCACTAGCTTTTGTTGCCAAACTATTTCTTGAATATAGAGACACCTTCTCAAGGTCCATGCCAGGATTCAATTGCTTATCAgcatagaaaacattttcaatttttggtttCTTAGGAGTTCCCAATTTATATTGATCAGCATCCATCTTACGTTTCAACTTAACATGCTTTCTCTCACCTGCCCATGTGTGAAAATAAcattgaaattattaattaagaatatgCATAACTTCttattcacaaaaataaataacaacataTCAACTCCAAAATGAATGAGGTACCTTCATTTACTTGCTTTTCTTTCTCTATAGGCACGCTTTTCTCTTCTATCATATTGTCAAGACTGCTAAGATGTTTAGAAGAACTCATCTTCTTCATTGGGTTTAAGTCGGCAGGATGCTGATTCATGACATTCAAGCTTCTATTTTTTCCAGATACTTGAACATTGGTCTTTGCAGAATTTGGAAACTGAAGCACGTCATTATTAATTCCTGACATTGTCTTTTCCTTAATAACATGTTTCTTCTTTCCTCGATCAGACAACATATCAGAACTGGACATGTTGTGATTCAGGCCATACTGCAAAGCATCAGTAGAGCTCACTCCAATTGCAGTTTCAGTGCCATGGCTTTGCATGTTATTTTGACCATTGGAAATTGGCATTTGATA includes these proteins:
- the LOC102667636 gene encoding cysteine-tryptophan domain-containing zinc finger protein 7 isoform X1, whose amino-acid sequence is MVEMKENTELEEGEACYYNGDDEANIDPDSFSYIDEKIQHFLGHFQKDFEGGVSAENLGAKFGGYGSFLPTQERSPCLWSHPRTPQRNHSSPKSNINLHMEVVSHNTKASSNVPHARPENASHSSYSLRDLREASVNDSVKKERGISSSDTAERCTLKDDTTKKTGNSTDQRPLKFRIKMKSNILAQKNAEIYSGLGLDNSPSSSMGNSPVESEGMPPVSQENAEGSPTGIIQVMTSFPILGCVLVSPLHESLLYMMKNEKVISDSKYLSSLKGHQDTCSMSTDESDSFVGNEHLKKRTVRIVRQSEKQLELKHTNGTFSEKDLTLHTKKRLGNRTPDCKDFLSNDLKCTPLSSSICDAGETAEVTAKAFEASKEFNENGVQGRMVPVEALKEESLESISGQDFEKTEKQNSGNGFMKNALEHKLENSRKDNYTDPMNNNTRNTFMISNKFECDAVKHKVDHKYENHQKVKAVSERKTKSKGDQSPRKAEAVARKDSFCGTSDAMVINKVSAGCDNTSKSKMNKSKSLKGKKFSDSNRDSLRGKKSEQKVDSVAGNGAIKNGNISNGKQSAFGAKVKVRPSCHKVANQLLAGPCIKDTSAALLITENSIAPEMISSAGVPQVIAEDWVCCDSCQKWRLLPNGVKPEHLPEKWLCSMLNWLPGMNSCDFSEDETTKALYASYQMPISNGQNNMQSHGTETAIGVSSTDALQYGLNHNMSSSDMLSDRGKKKHVIKEKTMSGINNDVLQFPNSAKTNVQVSGKNRSLNVMNQHPADLNPMKKMSSSKHLSSLDNMIEEKSVPIEKEKQVNEGERKHVKLKRKMDADQYKLGTPKKPKIENVFYADKQLNPGMDLEKVSLYSRNSLATKASGKDMRKHDEYCLSDDVQDSLPVTVKKEGDQAQVLSGGGSLDVINGSKSGLMKKRKLKECMDDEKHNNSCSSHGEKHNNSYSSHGEKQYGEEGNASEFRKEKRYRILNKEAKSLTEGDNKLSKGGMRQVCLSGNRDQMAVGTEVRFVDKGNQPRKHRKNTASLHASDGIGQLGKDLGSRPLSLAATSSSSKVSGSHKAKTYFEDLRGSPVESVTSSPLRAFNSDKNIWAVGGTSAKDDATKGCLSSVGSRRSVDNREGKLSVKLKAGRISRDLHPASHKLSSIEVRVEDAKDTARVQAKKSSELKNSHLLEGGVHVEQPGYCANGKRYEEKVNKDNQESEFSWQKSGKVSSLHSKEKDRKSGSHVGTDKMKISVSETGGYSKKSGKYDSAVDPSNHESGAESKNNAKYISPKSKSEIDCISQKSALRHGPNETGKQTEIKQRDFENSILKMDAQCSTDNNKPIPWQNLTQDFEGENKANLTESRVGKSKVLSSAVDEVKREALSVGSRTVPQHQKGGMSNEHHVHVSGNDDMAKSMRNYADVSNNAGVNYSSGNFAPDQQLTLLSPLRTNSNQTATDTLKEAAKLKDRADNYKNSGFDFESNETYFQAGLKFLHGASLLENCHNESSKHGEMSQMQIFATAAKLFKCCAHEYETHQEMAAAALSYKCMEVAYMRVVYCKNSSTNRDRQELQSTLQLVSQGESPSSSASDVDNLNNQAAADKAALPRGTNTHVAINQVISARTRPNLVRLLDFTQDIHFVMEASRKCQSTFAAANVIMQEARNKDCIASIRSVIDFSFQDVDELVRLIWTATKAISRAGLGGTRD
- the LOC102667636 gene encoding cysteine-tryptophan domain-containing zinc finger protein 7 isoform X2, which translates into the protein MVEMKENTELEEGEACYYNGDDEANIDPDSFSYIDEKIQHFLGHFQKDFEGGVSAENLGAKFGGYGSFLPTQERSPCLWSHPRTPQRNHSSPKSNINLHMEVVSHNTKASSNVPHARPENASHSSYSLRDLREASVNDSVKKERGISSSDTAERCTLKDDTTKKTGNSTDQRPLKFRIKMKSNILAQKNAEIYSGLGLDNSPSSSMGNSPVESEGMPPVSQENAEGSPTGIIQVMTSFPILGCVLVSPLHESLLYMMKNEKVISDSKYLSSLKGHQDTCSMSTDESDSFVGNEHLKKRTVRIVRQSEKQLELKHTNGTFSEKDLTLHTKKRLGNRTPDCKDFLSNDLKCTPLSSSICDAGETAEVTAKAFEASKEFNENGVQGRMVPVEALKEESLESISGQDFEKTEKQNSGNGFMKNALEHKLENSLKHKVDHKYENHQKVKAVSERKTKSKGDQSPRKAEAVARKDSFCGTSDAMVINKVSAGCDNTSKSKMNKSKSLKGKKFSDSNRDSLRGKKSEQKVDSVAGNGAIKNGNISNGKQSAFGAKVKVRPSCHKVANQLLAGPCIKDTSAALLITENSIAPEMISSAGVPQVIAEDWVCCDSCQKWRLLPNGVKPEHLPEKWLCSMLNWLPGMNSCDFSEDETTKALYASYQMPISNGQNNMQSHGTETAIGVSSTDALQYGLNHNMSSSDMLSDRGKKKHVIKEKTMSGINNDVLQFPNSAKTNVQVSGKNRSLNVMNQHPADLNPMKKMSSSKHLSSLDNMIEEKSVPIEKEKQVNEGERKHVKLKRKMDADQYKLGTPKKPKIENVFYADKQLNPGMDLEKVSLYSRNSLATKASGKDMRKHDEYCLSDDVQDSLPVTVKKEGDQAQVLSGGGSLDVINGSKSGLMKKRKLKECMDDEKHNNSCSSHGEKHNNSYSSHGEKQYGEEGNASEFRKEKRYRILNKEAKSLTEGDNKLSKGGMRQVCLSGNRDQMAVGTEVRFVDKGNQPRKHRKNTASLHASDGIGQLGKDLGSRPLSLAATSSSSKVSGSHKAKTYFEDLRGSPVESVTSSPLRAFNSDKNIWAVGGTSAKDDATKGCLSSVGSRRSVDNREGKLSVKLKAGRISRDLHPASHKLSSIEVRVEDAKDTARVQAKKSSELKNSHLLEGGVHVEQPGYCANGKRYEEKVNKDNQESEFSWQKSGKVSSLHSKEKDRKSGSHVGTDKMKISVSETGGYSKKSGKYDSAVDPSNHESGAESKNNAKYISPKSKSEIDCISQKSALRHGPNETGKQTEIKQRDFENSILKMDAQCSTDNNKPIPWQNLTQDFEGENKANLTESRVGKSKVLSSAVDEVKREALSVGSRTVPQHQKGGMSNEHHVHVSGNDDMAKSMRNYADVSNNAGVNYSSGNFAPDQQLTLLSPLRTNSNQTATDTLKEAAKLKDRADNYKNSGFDFESNETYFQAGLKFLHGASLLENCHNESSKHGEMSQMQIFATAAKLFKCCAHEYETHQEMAAAALSYKCMEVAYMRVVYCKNSSTNRDRQELQSTLQLVSQGESPSSSASDVDNLNNQAAADKAALPRGTNTHVAINQVISARTRPNLVRLLDFTQDIHFVMEASRKCQSTFAAANVIMQEARNKDCIASIRSVIDFSFQDVDELVRLIWTATKAISRAGLGGTRD